Genomic window (Nitrospirales bacterium LBB_01):
GTACCCCTTTCCATCCAACCAGTCTGCAAACTGTGATAAGAATCTTCTCACCATGCGGACAATACTGCTTTACTAAATCCTCATCAGGCTCTGAGGGTTTAAATAAACTCGTATCTATCCCATTATAAATGACAACGGGACGTACCCCTGTTTCCTGTTCCAAAGAGTCGGCATTAAACCTGCTGCAAGAAAAAAACTTATCAACCCGTCTTACAAGGCTGCTAAATCCCGGATAAAACTCCGTTCCCTGACTATGAAAAAACACCCTTGCACCAGTTTTCTTGCGAATATATCGCGCAATTGGCAGATCAAAAGACTTATGTATGTAGATTACATCGTAAGAATGTTTTATAAGCGGCCCAACGGCAAAGAAAGCAAACGAGAGGCGCTCTATGAATTTTCTGAGACGTGAGCCAACAAACGGTATTTTCTCCCTGCTGAGATATGGATAGGTAAACACCGTGACGCCATTCATTTTCGGAATGTTATCGTTTGACTTACCGCCATAGATGGCAACCTCATGTCCTCGTTTTGCAAGCCCTCGTGCTATGCCCCATGTGTAAGTTTCCACGCCTCCGGCCTTAGTAGTGGTTGTAAGATTATATATCGCTATTTTCACTAAGAAACTCCTTCACGGCCGAGAAAACCTCATCCACGCTGATTAGCTCCATACAGTGGGGGTCTTTACATTTTTTTGTCACACACGGATCACACGGCTGCTCTTTGAAGATTACCTTATGAAGATGAAAATCATACGCTCTGCCAACACCCCAGTAGTACGATGGACAAAACAGGGACACGGTTTTAGTGCCTGTGGCTATTGCCACGTGCATTGTGCCGGTGTCATTAGTTACAAGGACAAAAAGCTCCTTAATAAGCGCTCCGAGGGATTTTAACGGAAACTCTCCACAAAGCGGCACAGCACTTTGACCAATATCTGCGGCAATTTTAGTACACAGTGTCTTTTCAGCTTTAGAGCCTGTAATTATTATTCTTACATTTGGGTTAAGTTCAACGAGTTTCTTACCAAGTGCCGTGAAATTACTCTGCGGCCACATCTTGTAGTTTAAAGCGGCTCCCGGTTGAAACCCAATTAAAATATATCTGCTTTCAAGTCCCAAAATTTGCAACATACGCTTTACAGTGTCTGAGTCCTCCTCACTAACCGGTAGCACCATCCTTAAATCATCCTCTTTACAATCGGCAAATGAGGCGGTTTTCAGGCGTACCGATGTGGCGTGATGCTGCCACGGGCTGTCAGAAAAACCGTTAGTGTGATTACTCAATAAAAAACCGTACTGAGACGGAATTGGAATTTTAAAGATAAATCCAGCTCCGGAAAGATATGCCAAAGGTGTTGCCTGAGGCTCATTGCCATGCAGTATCAGCGCCGTGTCAGGGTTTAGTTTTCGGAGCCGCAATACAGTAACTAAAAATTTTTTATACCCACCGTAATATGGTATAAACTCGTCAATGTGGGGGTTAGTGATAAAAAGCTCAAGATAATTTGTGTGAATAAGAGCAGAAATTTTAGCATCAGGGTAGCGTCTTCTTACGGCGGCTATTGCAGGGGTGGAAAGCAGCGTGTCACCCAGAGCAGTAGAGGAGATAATTAAAATCCTTTTGACAAGCGTTGGATTAAAATACTCAATCGCAGTTAATCTGCTGTCAAAAAATCTTTTTATCAACCTCATTGTAATATAGACGATGCCGTCAACAGGATTTAGCTTCATGATACAGCGGTTAGTATATCACGTCTGTATTATTAAAAAAAGTGGGAATCTCACCTCAAAAAATTAATATAGATTATAAAGAAAGTATTTAAACAAAGGACATGAATAACTCAATCAATTCGGAAATGATGGCGTCTTTTTTAAAATCAGTGGGAGAAAATTCAAATCCGCTCTTAAGGAATTTTATATTTTTTACTCTCCCGAGCTTTTGTAAATTTTCAACATTTAAAGCAGCATCCTCTGAGGCTGTTACAACTATTTTTTGACCAACACGCTTAACTAATTCTATCTTAAGCGCCCTACAAAGCTGCTTTACTCTGACAACTCCTAAAAGGTTTTCAACAACATCCGGAATAGCTCCAAACCTGTCTCTCATCTCATCCTTAAGGGCAATCAGTGCATCCTCATCTTTTACGGCGGCTACTCTGCGGTAAAAATTAAGCCTAAGCCCGACATCCTCAATATAGTCCTCCGGTATCAATGCCTGAATGCGTAAATCCACAGTCGGTTCAAACTCACGCTCTATGAAAGTCCCCCGCTGCTTTGCGACCTCCTCTTCAAGCAGTTCCATGTAAGTGTCAAACCCCAGTGCGTAAATGTGACCGGATTGCTGAGGTCCTAACAGGTTGCCAGCCCCGCGGATTTCCATATCCCGCATGGCAAGCCTAAGCCCCGCTCCAAGGTAACTCAACTCCTGAATTGCCATCATACGCTTTTTGGCATCCCCTGTCATTGCATCCTCGCTGGGTGTGATAAGGTAGGCATACGCTCTCACGTTAGAGCGCCCCACACGCCCTCTTAACTGGTAGAGGTCGGCTAAACCCATCATATCAGCGCGATTTACAATTATCGTGTTAGCCGATGGCACATCTATCCCTGAGCCAATTATTGAGGTTGAAACCAACACGTCTATCTCATGCTTCATAAACTTAAGCATCTTGTCCTCAAGCTCACGTTCGTGCATCTGCCCATGTGCCACAGCCACAGCACTATCAGGAAACAGCGATTTAACCATCGCAGCATACTTATCAATGTCGCTTATCCGGTTATGAACAAAAAACA
Coding sequences:
- a CDS encoding glycosyltransferase family 4 protein encodes the protein MKIAIYNLTTTTKAGGVETYTWGIARGLAKRGHEVAIYGGKSNDNIPKMNGVTVFTYPYLSREKIPFVGSRLRKFIERLSFAFFAVGPLIKHSYDVIYIHKSFDLPIARYIRKKTGARVFFHSQGTEFYPGFSSLVRRVDKFFSCSRFNADSLEQETGVRPVVIYNGIDTSLFKPSEPDEDLVKQYCPHGEKILITVCRLVGWKGVQYAIAALPEILSKHRVKYLIIGDGEFRKSLEKQAIELKVDDSVVFLGKIANKDLPRYYNLATVALCPSVSDETFGIVIAEAMSSGVPVVATNIGGIPEVLSEDAGVLILPRDEQAIFSAVDALLSDGAFAASAGKNGRQRCLDKFSWDTVTDKFQKEAQLGD
- a CDS encoding glycosyltransferase family 9 protein, whose protein sequence is MKLNPVDGIVYITMRLIKRFFDSRLTAIEYFNPTLVKRILIISSTALGDTLLSTPAIAAVRRRYPDAKISALIHTNYLELFITNPHIDEFIPYYGGYKKFLVTVLRLRKLNPDTALILHGNEPQATPLAYLSGAGFIFKIPIPSQYGFLLSNHTNGFSDSPWQHHATSVRLKTASFADCKEDDLRMVLPVSEEDSDTVKRMLQILGLESRYILIGFQPGAALNYKMWPQSNFTALGKKLVELNPNVRIIITGSKAEKTLCTKIAADIGQSAVPLCGEFPLKSLGALIKELFVLVTNDTGTMHVAIATGTKTVSLFCPSYYWGVGRAYDFHLHKVIFKEQPCDPCVTKKCKDPHCMELISVDEVFSAVKEFLSENSDI